The following are encoded in a window of Rosa chinensis cultivar Old Blush chromosome 4, RchiOBHm-V2, whole genome shotgun sequence genomic DNA:
- the LOC112196947 gene encoding putative disease resistance protein RGA4 has translation MFLAEAAAGEVLSKVISLATDQLRLDIVLGFREEIHKLKESSTQIGNLIRDAAHEPEDRKLQARADWMKRLISVAYNADDILDEIEYEVHRIRIEETLDKKILGFFCNNPVVFRLKMARKIYNINTSLENLKKDAPAVGLVITMGSNGGAAASQGRRDRETTSFPDAKIVGRDQVVLDIIATLTTSHNQENIPSVMAIVGLGGLGKTTVARSVTKQLKEGEMKKYFDTTLWVYVSNNFDVNSILHRMVQSCGVTGMDSSNQQVLIENLQQKLKDKRYFLVLDDVWNEKADDWSKLMGCLSQLNSAKGSSVIVTTRSAKVASIMETLPRCDLETLSDDECWSILKDRAFADPNALIPSKLEEIGRDIAKKCAGLPLLAKVLGSLMRLKNSEEEWLSILRSPIWQQSSDEEDSRIVSVLRLSFDNLKSPLKQCFAYCSMLERGSLIERDNLIQLWMAQGFLKTFLHPSHDHQSNQGIEMEGIGSRYFDTLLENSLFQSATNDEDGFITKCKMHDLVHDLAIEVSKCESLTPDLNHEMDDHEIRHVARIPTQKLESMSKTNISRLRSLFSNDHVSNTNFRKFRALRVLSFFGNKQIQKLPYSLDKQIQKLPYSLGKLKHLRYLDLSQIKIESLPKSIGKLYNLQTLRLPGDLEKCPKEIQNLINLRHFYFGKGMKFKAEILERLTNLRTLPSFNVGKERGPAIKELGGLKRLRGHLTIRNLEHVRDGEEAKKAFLVEKSHLSKVTFKWTPSRWRLNDNETDVLDDNETDVLDGLEPHGNLQSLKISCFEGARFPSWITSLQNLKQIILRGCEGVPTLGHLPNLRSLEINGRMEKLKRVGAEFHGYSDTSTTLFPALKTLSIWGCEELIEWTEAPRISAEGEVVKVFPCLEELSISRCDSLQSIAITQGIASLRQLNIWACRGLSSLEVGLDYCTSLQELNISSCPKLVSIPTAQGMPSLRKLDLVQCNGLSSLGSGLNYCTSLQKLDISYCPKLMSIPIAQGIASLRELKIHGYEALSSLEVGLDYCTSLQELDISGCRNLMSIPIAQGIASLRQLKIHMCEALASLEVGLDCCTSLQELKISYCPKLMSIPTAQGMPSLRKLTIERCDKLSSLGSGLNYCTSLQKLGIEDCHNLTSIPITQGITSLRRLSIDSCKRLLSLPSGLQFCTSLEYLVIRDCSSLVSMSVSYVTCDHPDSTNQPEEISTGVDAYLSLQEEDCPGLESIPPNLRHLLICHCGKFKSQVPTGFHRLTRLKTLRIGAFWEELDAFPDFQLPPPHDSQLEELLLKGWPKLKSLPQQIQHLTCLKELWISSFEGLEALPEWLGNLTSLETLEIWHCKNLKYLPTQNALTKLQHLNISNCPLLEERCTKETGPEWPKISHIPYLRF, from the exons ATGTTTCTCGCTGAAGCCGCTGCCGGAGAAGTACTGAGTAAGGTGATTTCACTCGCTACTGATCAATTGAGACTCGATATCGTCTTGGGGTTCCGCGAAGAGATACATAAGCTCAAAGAATCCTCAACTCAGATTGGAAATTTAATCCGTGATGCTGCTCATGAACCTGAAGATCGGAAACTGCAGGCAAGGGCCGATTGGATGAAGAGGCTTATAAGCGTAGCTTATAATGCAGACGATATTCTGGATGAAATAGAATATGAAGTTCATCGGATCCGTATAGAGGAGACCCTGGATAAGAAGATACTCGgcttcttctgcaacaatcCTGTTGTATTTCGCCTCAAGATGGCACGCAAGATTTACAACATCAACACATCCTTGGAGAATCTCAAAAAGGATGCACCCGCTGTGGGACTCGTCATAACAATGGGATCAAATGGAGGTGCAGCAGCAAGTCAAGGTAGGCGGGACAGGGAAACAACCTCATTCCCAGATGCAAAAATTGTTGGAAGGGATCAGGTTGTGTTAGATATAATTGCAACCTTGACCACCTCCCACAATCAAGAAAATATTCCTTCGGTGATGGCTATCGTAGGATTGGGAGGCCTAGGTAAAACAACTGTGGCTCGCTCAGTTACCAAGCAACTGAAAGAAGGTGAAATGAAAAAGTACTTTGATACAACTCTCTGGGTGTACGTATCTAATAATTTTGATGTCAACTCAATTTTACATCGAATGGTGCAATCATGTGGCGTGACGGGAATGGACTCTTCAAATCAGCAAGTATTGATAGAAAACCTCCAGCAGAAGTTGAAAGACAAAAGGTATTTTCTTGTACTTGATGACGTTTGGAATGAGAAAGCTGACGATTGGAGTAAGTTGATGGGTTGTTTGTCGCAACTAAATTCTGCCAAGGGAAGCTCTGTGATCGTCACCACCCGTAGTGCCAAGGTTGCATCCATAATGGAAACACTTCCTAGGTGCGATCTAGAGACTCTATCGGATGATGAATGTTGGTCCATATTGAAGGATAGAGCATTTGCGGatcctaatgctctgataccttCAAAACTAGAGGAAATCGGGAGGGACATTGCCAAAAAGTGTGCTGGTCTTCCATTGCTGGCAAAG GTTTTGGGAAGCTTGATGCGTTTGAAAAATAGTGAGGAAGAATGGTTATCAATTCTGAGAAGTCCAATATGGCAGCAATCATCTGATGAAGAGGATAGCAGGATCGTGTCCGTTCTGAGGTTGAGTTTTGACAATTTGAAATCACCGCTGAAACAATGCTTTGCATATTGCTCCATGCTCGAAAGAGGCTCCTTAATTGAAAGAGATAACTTGATCCAACTATGGATGGCTCAAGGTTTTCTGAAAACTTTTCTCCATCCTTCTCATGATCACCAAAGCAACCAAGGGATAGAAATGGAGGGTATAGGCAGCAGGTATTTTGATACTCTACTGGAGAACTCCTTATTTCAAAGTGCTACAAACGATGAGGATGGCTTTATCACCAAATGCAAGATGCACGATCTAGTGCATGATCTCGCAATAGAAGTATCCAAGTGTGAGAGCTTGACACCAGACCTCAATCATGAGATGGATGATCATGAGATTCGACATGTTGCACGGATTCCTACTCAAAAGCTAGAAAGTATGTCAAAAACAAATATTTCAAGACTGCGCTCACTCTTTTCGAATGACCACGTGTCTAATACCAATTTCCGAAAGTTTAGAGCTTTACGTGTCTTAAGTTTCTTTGGGAATAAGCAGATTCAGAAGTTGCCATATTCACTTGATAAGCAGATTCAGAAGTTGCCATATTCACTTGGCAAGCTGAAGCACTTGAGGTATCTGGATCTTTcccaaataaaaattgaatcacTCCCAAAGTCTATTGGCAAGCTCTATAACCTCCAAACATTGAGATTACCTGGGGATCTTGAAAAGTGTCCAAAGGAGATTCAAAATTTGATCAACTTGAGgcatttttattttggtaaGGGGATGAAATTTAAGGCTGAGATTTTGGAGCGATTAACTAATCTCCGAACACTGCCTTCCTTTAATGTGGGTAAGGAGAGAGGTCCTGCAATTAAGGAGTTGGGTGGGTTGAAACGACTGAGAGGCCACTTAACTATTCGAAATCTAGAACATGTAAGGGATGGTGAAGAAGCAAAGAAGGCTTTCTTAGTGGAGAAGAGTCACTTGAGCAAGGTAACATTTAAATGGACACCATCCCGTTGGCGACTTAATGACAATGAGACGGATGTACTAGATGACAATGAGACGGATGTACTAGATGGCTTGGAACCTCATGGTAACTTGCAAAGCTTGAAGATTTCCTGTTTCGAGGGTGCTAGGTTTCCGTCATGGATAACGAGTCTCCAAAATTTGAAGCAGATTATCTTACGTGGCTGCGAAGGAGTCCCAACACTCGGCCATCTACCTAATCTAAGATCTCTTGAGATTAATGGGAGGATGGAAAAGCTGAAACGTGTGGGAGCTGAGTTTCATGGTTATAGTGATACTAGCACAACTTTATTTCCAGCTCTGAAAACACTATCCATCTGGGGGTGCGAAGAGCTCATTGAATGGACGGAAGCACCGAGGATATCAGCTGAAGGAGAGGTCGTGAAGGTATTTCCTTGCCTCGAAGAGTTGAGCATATCTAGATGTGACAGCCTACAGTCGATTGCAATCACACAGGGCATCGCATCTCTCCGTCAATTGAACATCTGGGCCTGTAGGGGATTATCGAGCCTCGAGGTTGGGCTCGATTACTGCACCTCTCTTCAGGAGTTGAATATAAGTTCTTGCCCTAAACTGGTTTCAATTCCAACCGCACAGGGCATGCCGTCTCTCCGGAAATTGGATCTCGTACAGTGTAATGGATTGTCAAGCCTAGGAAGTGGGCTCAACTACTGCACCTCTCTTCAGAAGTTGGACATCTCCTACTGCCCCAAGCTGATGTCAATTCCAATCGCACAGGGCATCGCATCTCTCCGTGAATTGAAAATCCATGGTTATGAGGCATTATCAAGCCTAGAGGTTGGGCTCGATTACTGCACCTCTCTTCAGGAATTGGACATCTCTGGCTGCCGCAATCTGATGTCAATTCCAATCGCACAGGGCATCGCATCTCTCCGTCAATTGAAGATCCATATGTGTGAGGCATTAGCAAGCCTAGAGGTTGGGCTCGATTGCTGCACCTCTCTTCAGGAATTGAAAATCTCCTACTGCCCCAAACTGATGTCAATTCCAACCGCACAGGGCATGCCGTCTCTCCGGAAATTGACGATTGAAAGGTGTGACAAATTGTCAAGCCTAGGAAGTGGGCTCAACTACTGCACCTCTCTTCAGAAATTGGGGATTGAAGATTGTCACAATCTAACATCAATTCCAATCACACAGGGCATCACATCTCTCCGGAGGTTGAGCATTGATTCTTGTAAGAGATTATTAAGCCTACCGAGTGGGCTCCAATTCTGCACCTCTCTTGAGTATCTGGTTATAAGGGATTGCTCTAGTCTAGTATCCATGTCAGTATCATATGTGACGTGCGACCACCCGGACTCAACGAATCAACCGGAGGAAATCTCTACAGGTGTTGATGCGTATTTGTCTTTACAGGAGGAGGATTGCCCTGGTCTAGAATCTATTCCACCTAATCTCCGTCACTTGTTGATATGTCATTGTGGGAAATTCAAATCACAAGTGCCCACAGGATTTCACCGCCTCACTCGTTTGAAGACGCTGAGAATTGGTGCTTTCTGGGAGGAGCTGGACGCCTTCCCTGATTTTCAGCTTCCTCCACCACATGATTCACAACTTGAAGAGTTATTGTTGAAGGGGTGGCCTAAGCTCAAGTCTCTGCCCCAACAAATTCAGCACTTGACTTGTTTAAAAGAACTCTGGATAAGTTCTTTTGAGGGACTAGAGGCTCTTCCTGAGTGGTTGGGAAATCTTACATCTCTTGAGACTCTGGAGATCTGGCATTGTAAGAATCTCAAGTATCTACCTACACAAAATGCCCTCACCAAATTGCAGCATCTCAACATTTCAAACTGTCCCCTGCTCGAAGAAAGATGCACCAAGGAGACTGGCCCAGAATGGCCCAAGATTTCTCACATCCCATATCTTCGGT TTTAG